One genomic segment of Acinetobacter oleivorans DR1 includes these proteins:
- a CDS encoding S24 family peptidase yields the protein MNFLKSNIEYLLNKNDTNPNDLEQKHPEIKQSTVFRILNGITKDPRRSTLEPIAKWAGVTVNDLFDKDLSVLERNQNQHNPGPDNNIIYDTEIHLYEEGDPIPDGYVAIDFYSEIKVSAGGGYLNIEQQSPHKFLFPVNEIRRYDVKPDCAKVIIVDGESMFPDLIPGQRISIDTSAKRIFDGEIYAFLRGDELKIKMLFEWNEQGRGGFKAVSRNTDKVKYPDEYYSPARIEAENVQIIGQYWWKSEGRKVRR from the coding sequence ATGAATTTCCTAAAATCGAATATTGAATATTTGCTCAATAAAAATGATACAAACCCCAATGATCTTGAACAAAAGCATCCAGAGATTAAACAATCGACTGTATTCCGCATTTTGAATGGAATTACTAAAGATCCTAGACGCTCGACATTAGAACCTATTGCTAAATGGGCAGGCGTAACTGTTAATGACTTATTTGATAAAGATTTATCTGTCTTAGAAAGAAATCAAAACCAACATAACCCAGGTCCTGATAACAATATAATTTACGATACCGAAATTCATTTATATGAAGAAGGTGACCCCATCCCTGATGGTTATGTAGCTATTGATTTCTATAGTGAAATTAAAGTCAGTGCCGGAGGTGGATACTTGAATATAGAGCAGCAAAGCCCTCATAAATTTTTATTCCCAGTAAATGAAATAAGAAGATATGACGTAAAACCCGATTGTGCAAAAGTGATCATTGTTGATGGGGAAAGCATGTTTCCTGATCTAATACCAGGACAACGTATTTCGATTGATACTTCTGCTAAAAGAATTTTTGATGGTGAAATTTATGCCTTTTTAAGAGGTGATGAGTTAAAAATCAAAATGTTATTTGAATGGAATGAGCAAGGTAGAGGTGGGTTTAAAGCTGTTTCTCGAAACACAGATAAAGTTAAATATCCTGATGAATATTATTCGCCAGCTCGTATAGAAGCTGAGAATGTTCAAATTATTGGACAATACTGGTGGAAATCTGAAGGTCGTAAAGTGAGACGCTAA
- a CDS encoding MarR family transcriptional regulator, whose amino-acid sequence MTLKEKILFLTNTRGFTQQQVSEETGIEQSSVSRILNDTQKNIGYVKGVALDAFVNREKAKLASKMA is encoded by the coding sequence ATGACACTTAAAGAAAAAATTCTGTTTTTAACTAACACCCGTGGTTTTACACAACAACAAGTAAGTGAAGAGACGGGTATTGAACAAAGTTCTGTTTCTCGCATCTTGAATGACACCCAAAAGAATATTGGTTATGTCAAAGGTGTTGCCTTGGATGCTTTCGTTAATCGTGAAAAGGCAAAACTTGCATCAAAAATGGCTTAA
- a CDS encoding DNA cytosine methyltransferase, giving the protein MNMCLNLNLLPHELIVDNFAGGGGTSTGLEKAFGRPVDIAINHDPKALAMHRANHPNTRHFCENVWDVDPVKVTNNQPVGLVWLSPDCKHFSKAKGGKPVEKKIRGLAWIALRWADLTRPRIIMLENVEEFKTWGRIGEDGKPDPKYKGETFRSFIRALRYQGYSVEWRVMKACDYGSPTIRRRFFMVARRDNLAIEWPKPTHADPKSKAVKSGKLLPWRTAAECVDWTIACPSIFARKKALVEATCRRIANGLVRFVINNPEPFIVPLSAANDAAPVLTECANSSTPRSMPIDEPLRTICAGVKGGHHALVTAFIAKNYTGVIGSDVRDPIHTITAKDHNSIVVSNLVTLRKNSTGQVVNEPLPTITASGAHFAQVQAFLTAFYGSETDGNDITQPLRTISTRDRFGIVTVKGQLYQIVDIGFRMWQPHELFAAQGFPSNYIIEYGIDEFGNTVKLTKTEQCRMVGNSVPPQFSEALVRANFAHEHRYEAA; this is encoded by the coding sequence ATGAATATGTGCCTCAACCTTAACTTATTACCCCATGAACTAATTGTAGATAATTTTGCTGGCGGTGGAGGTACTTCTACAGGCTTAGAAAAAGCTTTTGGACGTCCTGTAGATATTGCAATTAACCATGATCCAAAAGCTCTTGCAATGCATCGAGCTAATCATCCAAATACTCGCCATTTTTGTGAAAATGTCTGGGACGTTGACCCTGTTAAAGTTACAAACAATCAACCTGTAGGATTAGTTTGGCTTAGTCCTGATTGCAAGCATTTTTCAAAAGCAAAAGGTGGCAAACCTGTTGAAAAGAAAATCCGCGGCCTTGCTTGGATTGCACTCCGTTGGGCAGATTTAACCCGTCCACGAATCATCATGTTAGAGAACGTTGAAGAATTCAAAACGTGGGGGCGCATTGGCGAAGATGGAAAACCCGACCCTAAGTATAAGGGTGAAACATTCCGTTCTTTTATCCGTGCGTTACGTTATCAGGGTTATAGCGTTGAATGGCGTGTAATGAAGGCTTGTGATTATGGTTCTCCTACTATTCGTAGAAGATTTTTCATGGTTGCTCGTCGTGATAATTTGGCAATTGAATGGCCTAAACCTACTCATGCAGATCCAAAATCTAAAGCAGTAAAAAGTGGAAAACTTCTCCCATGGCGTACAGCTGCAGAATGTGTTGATTGGACAATTGCTTGTCCAAGTATATTTGCGCGTAAAAAAGCTTTAGTTGAGGCTACATGCCGCCGTATTGCAAATGGGTTGGTTCGTTTTGTGATTAACAATCCTGAGCCTTTTATTGTCCCATTAAGTGCAGCAAATGATGCAGCACCTGTTTTAACTGAATGCGCGAATTCTTCTACTCCTCGATCTATGCCTATTGATGAACCACTTCGGACAATTTGTGCCGGAGTGAAGGGTGGGCATCATGCATTGGTGACTGCATTTATCGCAAAGAATTACACCGGAGTAATAGGAAGTGATGTTCGTGATCCAATACATACAATCACGGCAAAAGATCACAACAGCATCGTTGTAAGTAACCTGGTGACCTTAAGAAAGAATAGTACTGGTCAAGTTGTTAATGAGCCATTACCAACGATTACTGCAAGCGGAGCTCATTTTGCCCAAGTGCAGGCTTTTCTAACTGCATTTTATGGCAGTGAAACAGATGGTAATGACATTACTCAACCCCTAAGAACGATAAGTACTCGTGATCGATTTGGAATTGTCACAGTAAAAGGACAGCTTTATCAAATTGTTGATATTGGCTTCCGTATGTGGCAACCACATGAGCTTTTTGCGGCACAAGGTTTTCCATCTAACTACATCATTGAGTATGGCATTGATGAATTTGGTAACACCGTAAAACTAACTAAAACTGAACAGTGTCGAATGGTTGGTAACTCTGTACCGCCGCAATTCTCTGAAGCTTTAGTACGTGCAAATTTTGCACATGAACACCGTTATGAGGCAGCTTAA
- a CDS encoding ATP-binding protein, translating into MNAMPQKLEYKFSPTNQICNIHKENMINVHGRIVCQSCVEELMEQSNEKYESEKNNRILHLKMARAGIPKRHVNSGFGNYAVTHKGQDNARKTCEKFTMDFNGGDFRNLLLVGRTGTGKTHLGSSILKNIIIKNSEAIYVTSADLAEDIVGAYRRSGDSEEEALKRYVSKDLLIIDEYGLHDRAEKRPQLLESVHKVLLTRYDELKPTVVISNLSLSEVREDLGDRLWSRFQHDGLEIVECDWDDARIGGGKAQ; encoded by the coding sequence ATGAACGCAATGCCTCAGAAATTGGAATATAAATTTTCCCCTACAAACCAGATTTGTAATATTCACAAAGAAAACATGATCAATGTACATGGTCGAATCGTTTGCCAGTCATGTGTTGAGGAACTCATGGAACAGTCAAATGAAAAATATGAAAGTGAGAAGAACAATCGTATTTTACATTTGAAAATGGCCCGTGCTGGTATTCCTAAAAGACATGTAAATAGCGGCTTTGGTAATTATGCTGTAACTCACAAAGGACAAGACAACGCCCGTAAAACTTGTGAAAAATTCACAATGGATTTCAATGGAGGAGATTTTAGAAATTTACTCCTTGTTGGTCGCACTGGTACGGGTAAGACTCATCTTGGTTCATCAATCCTAAAAAATATCATTATCAAAAACAGTGAAGCAATTTACGTTACTTCTGCTGATCTTGCAGAAGATATCGTAGGGGCTTATCGCCGTAGTGGTGATAGTGAAGAAGAAGCGCTAAAACGTTATGTGAGTAAAGATTTATTAATTATTGACGAATACGGCTTACATGACCGTGCTGAAAAACGCCCGCAGCTTCTAGAGAGTGTCCACAAAGTTTTACTCACTCGTTATGACGAGTTGAAGCCAACAGTAGTGATTTCAAACCTAAGTCTTTCTGAGGTCCGCGAAGATCTTGGGGACCGACTATGGTCAAGATTTCAACATGATGGCTTAGAAATTGTGGAATGTGATTGGGATGATGCTCGTATAGGTGGAGGTAAAGCACAGTGA
- a CDS encoding DNA-methyltransferase yields the protein MKNKIQLMLGDCLERMREVETGTVDMILCDLPYGTTCCKWDVVIPFKQLWEQYERVIKNNGAIVLFSAQPFTSILATSNLKLFRYEWIWEKPAATGFLNADIQPLRAHENILVFYKSLPTFNPQKTFGHKRKTAKRKDIGSALYGKQMNIKDYDSTERYPRSVQIFSRDFPVVHDTQKPVDLCEFLIRSYTNPGELVLDNTMGSGTTGVACVNTGRNFIGIEKDIKTFQTAEDRIKEAHKNKDKQPDLFGEIA from the coding sequence ATGAAAAATAAAATTCAATTAATGCTGGGTGATTGTCTAGAACGAATGCGGGAAGTTGAAACTGGAACCGTAGACATGATTTTGTGTGATTTACCTTATGGAACTACATGCTGCAAATGGGATGTAGTAATTCCATTCAAACAGCTTTGGGAGCAATACGAAAGAGTAATAAAGAATAATGGCGCGATAGTTTTATTTTCTGCACAACCATTCACCTCAATACTAGCTACTTCTAATCTTAAGTTATTCCGATATGAATGGATTTGGGAAAAACCTGCTGCAACTGGCTTTTTAAATGCTGACATACAACCCTTACGTGCTCATGAAAACATTCTTGTTTTTTATAAATCGCTTCCTACGTTTAATCCTCAGAAAACGTTCGGGCATAAACGTAAAACAGCAAAAAGGAAAGATATAGGATCAGCACTGTACGGTAAGCAGATGAATATTAAAGACTATGACTCTACTGAAAGATATCCGAGATCTGTACAAATTTTCAGTCGCGATTTTCCAGTAGTACATGATACTCAAAAACCTGTAGACCTTTGTGAATTCTTGATTCGTTCATACACAAATCCAGGCGAACTTGTGCTTGATAACACAATGGGTAGTGGGACTACTGGAGTAGCCTGTGTTAATACTGGACGTAATTTTATCGGTATTGAAAAAGATATTAAAACTTTTCAAACAGCTGAAGACCGTATAAAAGAGGCGCATAAAAATAAAGATAAGCAGCCAGATCTCTTTGGAGAAATAGCATGA
- a CDS encoding RusA family crossover junction endodeoxyribonuclease — protein sequence MKKRNNRRQWSEFFFNNKRQELFKDFSVSVVNDKPKKQKTSASKHVFFPCHVEKENDGENGENSIYRGSTGGVIISGKQYITIKLPYGLSANEIWRATIDQNGKQRNSLSVGAKKYKDKVQKQYGPMFRALKLKAIDQLCEIRLIVQPPLKTRSYSAKTYPRFDIDNYPKLIIDSVKGDGLLFKDDNIFISEQIKLAEPCEEGCVWLSCVFTDETDWLSKTVDFDWLAGRSI from the coding sequence ATGAAGAAGCGAAATAATCGCCGTCAGTGGAGTGAGTTTTTCTTTAATAATAAAAGACAGGAACTCTTTAAGGATTTCAGTGTTTCAGTAGTTAATGACAAACCTAAAAAGCAAAAAACTAGCGCATCTAAACATGTTTTTTTCCCATGCCATGTAGAAAAAGAAAATGATGGGGAAAACGGGGAAAATAGTATATATAGGGGAAGCACAGGCGGTGTTATCATTTCTGGTAAGCAATACATCACAATCAAATTGCCGTACGGTTTAAGCGCCAACGAGATTTGGCGGGCTACAATTGATCAGAACGGAAAGCAAAGAAATAGTCTTTCAGTAGGTGCTAAAAAGTATAAAGACAAGGTTCAAAAACAATATGGACCTATGTTTAGAGCACTTAAGTTAAAAGCTATCGATCAACTTTGTGAAATACGGTTAATTGTTCAGCCACCACTTAAAACTCGTTCTTACAGCGCTAAAACGTATCCACGATTTGATATTGATAACTATCCCAAACTTATTATTGATAGTGTCAAAGGTGATGGCTTGTTATTCAAAGATGACAATATTTTCATAAGTGAACAAATTAAGCTGGCAGAACCATGTGAAGAAGGTTGTGTCTGGCTTTCTTGTGTTTTTACTGATGAAACTGATTGGTTATCTAAAACTGTAGATTTTGATTGGCTGGCTGGGAGAAGCATTTAA
- a CDS encoding helix-turn-helix domain-containing protein — protein MAKKSDLQRRVLIGRKLAMARDMAQLRQEDVALEIFGTPHKNRMSEIENGKLMPDAELLSVLCQKYGVSSDWVLGFTVEPELDKTASVAGILFNSLGDMMSEYTQAMAFQLSMAAAQHVTSFPKALTVQLLTASKELIQACLTKDQAFQDKVLPELQTLMLIVRECEQNRAKQIRNLEMAIDDVFQRDESDIQEKALIDLIQNKKRFSKASLQQQAIAEVKQIGLFSE, from the coding sequence ATGGCGAAAAAGAGCGATTTGCAACGTCGAGTACTCATTGGTAGAAAACTTGCAATGGCGCGTGACATGGCTCAATTACGTCAAGAAGACGTAGCATTAGAGATATTCGGTACACCTCATAAGAATCGAATGAGTGAAATCGAAAATGGTAAATTAATGCCAGATGCAGAATTATTATCTGTGCTATGTCAAAAATATGGTGTTTCTTCTGATTGGGTACTTGGATTTACTGTTGAGCCAGAATTAGATAAAACTGCTTCTGTAGCAGGTATTTTGTTTAATAGTCTTGGCGATATGATGAGTGAATATACTCAAGCCATGGCTTTTCAATTAAGTATGGCCGCAGCACAGCACGTAACGTCATTTCCAAAAGCTTTAACAGTACAGTTGTTAACAGCTTCAAAAGAACTTATTCAGGCGTGTTTAACTAAAGATCAGGCTTTTCAAGATAAAGTATTACCTGAATTACAAACTTTAATGCTTATTGTTCGTGAATGTGAACAAAATCGAGCTAAACAAATTCGTAACCTTGAAATGGCTATTGATGATGTTTTTCAGCGCGATGAAAGCGATATACAGGAAAAGGCACTAATTGACCTTATTCAAAATAAAAAGCGTTTTAGTAAAGCTTCTTTACAGCAACAAGCTATAGCGGAAGTAAAACAAATAGGTCTATTTTCAGAGTAA
- a CDS encoding phage tail tip lysozyme, translating to MADSDHNNSVLSYDELGFIIGIKRVEKKVSTIDSNIEKIIEILTQSFEEQKAQFAKPQPKLTEFQKMLNAVNNRPALDFEVFLKEKANPITHSFIVADNLVKDFADVLEQSVNGLNTPNKEQINQPKARKPAIEINSHEDLDKIVSSTTPERDEKGRFVSNNNDAQNQSSIRKVAQTITTAIKGVMPNSPQGVDPTVDAINEVGHLLSPVRRAAGLALRPLTGLMRSKKRNEPLPREQENHNRKQIKLLQRIADNLASKGGLLGSLGKLLTSALSAGGGLLGGVLGKGKKGVGKLGKGLGKLLKFGRGLPVIGALAAGASLLDWNEQSTQEKGGTVGSLAGGAIGGTVGSLFGPAGTLIGGMAGSWIGNKLGTAVTPYFKEWTDSLIAADVPGIINTAWKGFVSYATNAFDQAKGTASKVVEGIKDTTGDTLDFIKDKFNRFNPFHDGVPTWGVGQGVYKPGFGANKNVPAYGSTVSPIGEKTKEKQLAVYNAMKKAGFNDNWAAGLTASVGRENDYQDKYLFGKHQDKAGGTNMGMISWQGARKDRLTAFMKERGLLDSSGNMVKSQASLDAQGAFMKQEINTNPEYASVKAYMEQNPNASREDIARVLGTKYVKWAYGQTKLRNGKSFDYRPHLDKEYKYRANIDNSIQEKKPNLPKENKTAVTQNSSTNIVDNTRAKVASIVSTKKAIVPQATKRSSPQLNNQNKLLTKVTPFKQPLNTPNPQEVVVVNQNNGNIGQNVNDRFLAHALTGGIGMYKNEA from the coding sequence ATGGCAGATTCAGATCACAATAATTCAGTTTTATCTTATGATGAGCTTGGTTTCATTATTGGTATAAAACGAGTTGAAAAAAAAGTAAGTACGATTGATTCAAATATTGAAAAGATTATCGAAATTCTTACTCAAAGCTTTGAAGAGCAAAAAGCACAGTTTGCTAAGCCTCAGCCAAAACTGACAGAGTTTCAAAAGATGCTTAATGCTGTCAATAATAGACCAGCTTTAGACTTTGAAGTTTTTTTAAAAGAAAAAGCAAATCCAATCACACATTCTTTTATTGTAGCCGACAACTTAGTTAAAGACTTTGCAGATGTATTGGAGCAATCAGTTAATGGCCTTAATACACCAAATAAAGAACAAATCAACCAACCTAAGGCACGAAAGCCAGCTATAGAAATTAATAGTCATGAAGATTTGGATAAGATTGTAAGCTCAACTACACCAGAACGTGATGAAAAAGGGCGTTTTGTATCTAACAATAATGATGCTCAAAACCAATCATCAATTAGAAAGGTTGCCCAAACGATAACAACGGCGATCAAAGGAGTAATGCCGAACTCACCACAAGGTGTAGATCCTACCGTTGATGCTATCAATGAAGTTGGTCACTTACTTTCTCCTGTACGCCGTGCAGCTGGTTTAGCCTTGCGGCCATTAACTGGTTTGATGCGTAGTAAAAAACGCAATGAGCCATTACCTCGTGAACAAGAAAACCATAACCGTAAACAAATAAAATTATTGCAGCGTATTGCCGATAATTTAGCGTCTAAGGGTGGTTTATTAGGTTCACTAGGGAAATTACTTACTTCCGCTTTATCTGCAGGTGGTGGGCTGCTAGGAGGTGTTCTAGGCAAAGGAAAGAAAGGTGTAGGGAAATTAGGAAAGGGCTTGGGTAAACTTCTCAAGTTTGGCCGTGGTCTACCCGTAATAGGTGCATTAGCTGCTGGTGCATCATTGTTAGATTGGAATGAACAAAGCACTCAAGAAAAGGGAGGAACAGTTGGTAGTCTTGCTGGGGGAGCTATTGGTGGTACGGTAGGATCATTATTTGGTCCAGCTGGCACCTTGATTGGTGGTATGGCTGGTTCTTGGATAGGTAATAAGCTTGGTACCGCAGTTACGCCGTATTTTAAAGAGTGGACAGATTCATTAATTGCTGCAGATGTACCAGGTATTATTAATACGGCGTGGAAAGGATTTGTTAGTTATGCAACGAATGCTTTTGATCAAGCCAAAGGTACAGCTTCAAAAGTTGTGGAAGGTATCAAAGATACTACAGGAGATACATTAGATTTCATCAAAGATAAATTTAACCGGTTTAATCCATTTCATGACGGCGTTCCAACGTGGGGAGTAGGCCAAGGAGTTTACAAGCCGGGCTTTGGGGCAAACAAAAATGTTCCTGCTTATGGATCAACTGTTTCTCCTATTGGTGAAAAGACAAAGGAAAAACAACTTGCTGTCTATAATGCTATGAAAAAAGCAGGATTCAATGATAACTGGGCTGCAGGTTTAACTGCTTCTGTCGGTAGGGAAAATGACTACCAAGATAAATATCTGTTTGGTAAACATCAAGATAAAGCTGGTGGTACGAATATGGGTATGATCTCTTGGCAAGGAGCTCGTAAAGATAGACTTACTGCTTTTATGAAAGAACGGGGATTGTTAGATAGCAGCGGGAATATGGTTAAGAGCCAAGCATCATTAGATGCTCAAGGTGCTTTTATGAAGCAAGAAATTAATACTAATCCTGAATATGCATCAGTTAAAGCTTATATGGAACAAAATCCCAATGCTTCAAGAGAAGATATTGCAAGAGTTTTAGGGACTAAATATGTGAAATGGGCCTATGGTCAAACAAAGCTTCGCAATGGGAAATCATTTGACTACAGACCACATTTAGACAAGGAATATAAATATAGGGCTAATATTGATAATTCAATTCAGGAAAAGAAGCCCAATTTACCTAAAGAAAATAAAACAGCAGTTACCCAAAATTCATCAACTAATATTGTTGATAACACTAGAGCAAAGGTAGCCAGTATTGTAAGCACTAAGAAAGCTATTGTTCCTCAGGCAACTAAACGTTCAAGTCCTCAGCTAAATAATCAAAACAAGTTGTTGACGAAAGTTACGCCGTTTAAGCAACCACTAAATACTCCTAATCCGCAGGAAGTTGTTGTTGTAAATCAGAATAATGGTAACATCGGGCAGAATGTTAATGACCGTTTCCTTGCTCATGCACTTACTGGTGGTATAGGAATGTATAAGAATGAGGCTTAA